In Passer domesticus isolate bPasDom1 chromosome 7, bPasDom1.hap1, whole genome shotgun sequence, one genomic interval encodes:
- the TESK2 gene encoding dual specificity testis-specific protein kinase 2 isoform X2: protein MLPGVPGSKTQRATKYKQYINCGNLEQLLDGNQHLPWTVRVKLAYDIAMGISYLHYKGIFHRDLTSKNCLIKHDENGYSAIVGDFGLAEKIPDHSEKLPVVGSPFWMAPEVLRDEPYNEKADVFSYGIILCEIIARIQADPDYLPRTENFGLDYDSFQHMVGDCPPDFLQLAFNCCNMDPKLRPSFADIVKTLEGMLNRLRNEDSERDRKFSNLDNNERKPKGSIDKGPGVKRLSSLDDKIPPKSPRPRRNIWLSRSQSDIFSRKPSRKINVQDPYYTPSKGLGRKVNPFSAREDLKGGKIKFFDMPSKSVISLVFDLHSPEAGGGLKASQSQFRQAYSTDWQDLSLLPGRRCRSLPLSPELPHKEYGLFGGLSSTVGRCDPAQLGAEVRQKLLSSTKYGVSEIPPFHAKPHRTEFLLAPGQEEDMDCSDGPVAQEENGFCPVENTRGDPACDQPLVLAQSGSLSYKKLPAENSVNSEGRGSPQVFAGGPPSEEMEVEDDLLKITVLESTKPLFSVSPPTELEREAWPFREQDGDSPALLSQTSSNISASGSTKSTCDI, encoded by the exons ATGTTGCCTGGTGTCCCGGGCTCCAAGACACAAAGAGCTACAAAATACAAGCAG TACATCAATTGTGGTAACCTGGAACAGCTACTAGATGGCAACCAGCACCTGCCCTGGACAGTGAGGGTGAAACTGGCCTATGACATTGCTATGGGAATCAGTTATCTTCACTATAAAGGCATTTTCCACCGAGACCTTACATCCAAG aactgtTTAATCAAACACGATGAGAATGGATACTCAGCAATAGTTGGAGACTTTGGTTTAGCAGAGAAAATTCCTGATCACAG TGAGAAGTTACCAGTTGTGGGTTCACCTTTCTGGATGGCACCAGAAGTTCTCAGAGATGAGCCCTACAATGAAAAG gcAGATGTGTTCTCCTATGGCATAATTCTGTGTGAGATTATAGCAAGAATACAGGCAGACCCAGACTATCTCCCTCGCACAGAG AATTTTGGATTAGATTATGATTCCTTCCAGCACATGGTGGGAGACTGTCCTCCTGACTTCCTCCAGCTGGCCTTCAACTGCTGTAAT ATGGATCCAAAGTTGCGTCCTTCATTTGCTGATATTGTCAAAACACTGGAGGGAATGTTAAACCGCCTGAGAAATGAGGACTCGGAGAGAGACAGAAAGTTCTCGAACCTTGACaacaatgaaagaaaaccaaaag GATCAATTGACAAAGGACCAGGAGTAAAACGTTTGAGTTCCTTGGATGATAAGATCCCACCCAAGTCACCCCGTCCGCGCCGCAATATCTGGCTGTCACGCAGCCAGTCCGATATCTTCTCCCGCAAGCCCTCCAGGAAGATCAACGTGCAGGACCCCTACTACACACCCAGCAAAGGGTTAGGCCGGAAAGTGAATCCCTTCAGTGCCCGCGAGGACCTCAAGGGGGGAAAGATCAAATTCTTTGACATGCCAAGCAAGTCTGTGATCTCCCTGGTGTTTGACTTGCACTCTCCAGAGGCAGGTGGAGGCCTGAAAGCCAGCCAGTCCCAGTTCCGGCAAGCGTACAGCACAGACTGGCAAGACCTTTCCCTTCTTCCTGGGAGGAGATGCAGATCGCTTCCACTCTCCCCTGAATTACCACACAAGGAATATGGCCTCTTTGGGGGACTGTCTTCAACTGTGGGCAGGTGTGACCCAGCCCAGTTAGGTGCAGAGGTTCGGCAAAAACTCTTGAGTAGCACTAAATACGGTGTGTCAGAGATTCCCCCCTTTCATGCCAAGCCTCACAGAACAGAGTTTCTTCTTGCACCAGGACAAGAAGAGGATATGGACTGTTCAGATGGGCCAGTGGCCCAGGAGGAAAATGGGTTTTGCCCTGTTGAGAACACACGTGGAGATCCAGCATGTGATCAACCATTAGTGCTGGCCCAGTCTGGGTCACTATCTTACAAAAAGCTCCCAGCTGAGAATTCAGTGAACTCTGAGGGACGTGGCTCACCACAAGTCTTTGCAGGAGGTCCCCCTTCTGAAGAGATGGAGGTAGAAGATGACCTACTGAAAATTACTGTGTTAGAGTCTACAAAGCCTCTGTTCAGTGTTAGTCCTCCCACTGAGCTGGAGAGAGAGGCATGGCCCTTcagggagcaggatggggacagTCCTGCCCTGTTGTCTCAGACCTCCTCCAACATCTCAGCAAGTGGCAGCACAAAGTCAACTTGTGACATATGA
- the MUTYH gene encoding adenine DNA glycosylase isoform X3, whose protein sequence is MGPARGRAGAAGARRRSAGSAAPPQGPSGKRASPRGGAPAAAAARHLFSDPAEVQALRRNLLAWYDRCKRDLPWRALAATEPDADRRGYAVWVSEIMLQQTQVATVIDYYTRWMQKWPTLQALAQASLEEVNQLWAGLGYYSRGKRLQEGARKVVSELAGRMPRTAEALQKLLPGVGRYTAGAIASISYGQATGVVDGNVTRVLCRLRCVGADSSSPAVIDWLWDMANVLVDRSRPGDFNQALMELGATVCVPKSPLCGECPVKQHCQAWRRVEKELPFASQKLLGKAPPVPDVEDCGVGDCPLCPPATEPWDSSLGVTNFPRKAAKKPPRAMRTATCVLQRRGCHRAPEYLIVQRPSSGLLAGLWEFPSLPLAQDLQEEKEREELADHLQAWIGQPVAAAGLQFIGEVIHIFSHIHQTYVVYSLHLDGDVTLDPALSPSRWVTEDEFHASAVSTAMKKVLKAHEKQRRKESSPVKGSKRKRGAKAQGAGSPCPGTQLSIHAFLRAPTGP, encoded by the exons aTGGGCcccgcgcggggccgggcgggagcggcgggagcgcggcggcggagcgccgggagcgcggccccgccccagGGGCCGAGCGGGAAGCGCGCGTCGCCCCGCGGAG GGGCCCCGGCGGCAGCGGCCGCCCGGCACCTCTTCAGCGACCCCGCTGAGGTGCAGGCCCTGCGCCGGAATCTGCTCGCCTGGTACGACCGATGCAAGCGGGACCTTCCCTGGAGGGCTCTG GCAGCGACGGAGCCAGACGCCGACAGACGGGGATATgcag tgtGGGTGTCCGAGATCATGCTCCAGCAGACACAGGTGGCCACGGTGATCGACTACTACACGCGCTGGATGCAG AAGTGGCCGACGCtgcaggctctggcacaggcaTCCCTGGAG GAGGTGaaccagctctgggctggcctTGGCTACTACTCCAGAGGGAAGCGTCTGCAGGAAGGAGCAAGGAAG GTGGTGTCTGAGCTGGCTGGCCGGATGCCCAGGACGGCTGAGGccctgcagaagctgctgccGGGCGTGGGCCGGTACACGGCGGGAGCCATCGCGTCCATCTCCTACGGGCAG GCTACAGGAGTTGTGGATGGGAATGTGACCCGGGTCCTGTGCCGCCTGCGATGCGTCGGTGCCGACTCCAGCAGCCCGGCTGTCATCGACTGGCTCTG GGACATGGCCAATGTCCTGGTGGACAGGAGTCGCCCAGGGGATTTTAACCAAGCCttgatggagctgggagcaaCTGTGTGTGTGCCCAAATCCCCACTGTGCGGGGAGTGCCCGGTgaagcagcactgccaagcatGGCGCAGA gtggagaaggagctgcccttCGCCTCTCAGAAGCTGCTTGGAAAAGCCCCCCCAGTGCCTGATGTTGAGGACTGTG GTGTTGGGgactgtcccctgtgccccccagccaCGGAGCCGTGGGACAGCAGCCTGGGGGTGACCAACTTTCCCCGGAAAGCAGCGAAGAAGCCGCCGCGGGCGATGCGGACGGCCACGTGTGTGCTGCAGCGGAGGGGCTGCCACAGGGCCCCAGAATACCTCATTGTGCAGAGACCCAGCTCGG GTCTCCTGGCTGGACTCTGGGAGTTCCCAAGTCTCCCGCTGGCTCAAgatctgcaggaggagaaggagagggaggagcTGGCTGATCACCTCCAGGCCTGGATAGGGCAGCCCGTGGCAGCAGCAGGCCTGCAGTTTATTGGAGAG GTCATCCACATCTTCTCCCACATCCACCAGACGTACGTGGTCTACTCCCTGCACCTAGATGGGGATGTGACCCTGGACCCTGCCTTGTCCCCGTCCCGCTGGGTGACAGAGGATGAGTTCCATGCCTCTGCTGTGTCCACAGCCATGAAGAAG GTGCTGAAAGCTCACGAGAAGCAGCGCAGGAAGGAGAGCAGCCCTGTCAAG GGCTCCAAGCGGAAGCGGGGGGCaaaggcacagggagcaggcagcccctgccctgggacacaGCTCTCCATCCACGCCTTTCTCCGGGCCCCGACGGGCCCGTGA
- the MUTYH gene encoding adenine DNA glycosylase isoform X4, producing the protein MLQQTQVATVIDYYTRWMQKWPTLQALAQASLEEVNQLWAGLGYYSRGKRLQEGARKVVSELAGRMPRTAEALQKLLPGVGRYTAGAIASISYGQATGVVDGNVTRVLCRLRCVGADSSSPAVIDWLWDMANVLVDRSRPGDFNQALMELGATVCVPKSPLCGECPVKQHCQAWRRVEKELPFASQKLLGKAPPVPDVEDCGVGDCPLCPPATEPWDSSLGVTNFPRKAAKKPPRAMRTATCVLQRRGCHRAPEYLIVQRPSSGLLAGLWEFPSLPLAQDLQEEKEREELADHLQAWIGQPVAAAGLQFIGEVIHIFSHIHQTYVVYSLHLDGDVTLDPALSPSRWVTEDEFHASAVSTAMKKVLKAHEKQRRKESSPVKVSSAPGCLGPSAVGQPLVCCAEGALELGIRPRSIPSLWQGNLPDWMSPVPRGIPGICGGSG; encoded by the exons ATGCTCCAGCAGACACAGGTGGCCACGGTGATCGACTACTACACGCGCTGGATGCAG AAGTGGCCGACGCtgcaggctctggcacaggcaTCCCTGGAG GAGGTGaaccagctctgggctggcctTGGCTACTACTCCAGAGGGAAGCGTCTGCAGGAAGGAGCAAGGAAG GTGGTGTCTGAGCTGGCTGGCCGGATGCCCAGGACGGCTGAGGccctgcagaagctgctgccGGGCGTGGGCCGGTACACGGCGGGAGCCATCGCGTCCATCTCCTACGGGCAG GCTACAGGAGTTGTGGATGGGAATGTGACCCGGGTCCTGTGCCGCCTGCGATGCGTCGGTGCCGACTCCAGCAGCCCGGCTGTCATCGACTGGCTCTG GGACATGGCCAATGTCCTGGTGGACAGGAGTCGCCCAGGGGATTTTAACCAAGCCttgatggagctgggagcaaCTGTGTGTGTGCCCAAATCCCCACTGTGCGGGGAGTGCCCGGTgaagcagcactgccaagcatGGCGCAGA gtggagaaggagctgcccttCGCCTCTCAGAAGCTGCTTGGAAAAGCCCCCCCAGTGCCTGATGTTGAGGACTGTG GTGTTGGGgactgtcccctgtgccccccagccaCGGAGCCGTGGGACAGCAGCCTGGGGGTGACCAACTTTCCCCGGAAAGCAGCGAAGAAGCCGCCGCGGGCGATGCGGACGGCCACGTGTGTGCTGCAGCGGAGGGGCTGCCACAGGGCCCCAGAATACCTCATTGTGCAGAGACCCAGCTCGG GTCTCCTGGCTGGACTCTGGGAGTTCCCAAGTCTCCCGCTGGCTCAAgatctgcaggaggagaaggagagggaggagcTGGCTGATCACCTCCAGGCCTGGATAGGGCAGCCCGTGGCAGCAGCAGGCCTGCAGTTTATTGGAGAG GTCATCCACATCTTCTCCCACATCCACCAGACGTACGTGGTCTACTCCCTGCACCTAGATGGGGATGTGACCCTGGACCCTGCCTTGTCCCCGTCCCGCTGGGTGACAGAGGATGAGTTCCATGCCTCTGCTGTGTCCACAGCCATGAAGAAG GTGCTGAAAGCTCACGAGAAGCAGCGCAGGAAGGAGAGCAGCCCTGTCAAGGTGAGCAGTGCTCCAGGGTGCCTGGGGCCCAGTGCTGTGGGACAGCCTCTGGTGTGCTGTGCTGAAGGTGCCCTGGAGCTTGGGATCAGGCCAAGGAGCATCCCTAGCCTGTGGCAGGGGAACTTGCCTGACTGGATGTCCCCAGTTCCCAGGGGCATCCCTGGAATCTGTGGGGGGTCTGGTTGA
- the MUTYH gene encoding adenine DNA glycosylase isoform X1, whose translation MGPARGRAGAAGARRRSAGSAAPPQGPSGKRASPRGGAPAAAAARHLFSDPAEVQALRRNLLAWYDRCKRDLPWRALAATEPDADRRGYAVWVSEIMLQQTQVATVIDYYTRWMQKWPTLQALAQASLEEVNQLWAGLGYYSRGKRLQEGARKVVSELAGRMPRTAEALQKLLPGVGRYTAGAIASISYGQATGVVDGNVTRVLCRLRCVGADSSSPAVIDWLWDMANVLVDRSRPGDFNQALMELGATVCVPKSPLCGECPVKQHCQAWRRVEKELPFASQKLLGKAPPVPDVEDCGVGDCPLCPPATEPWDSSLGVTNFPRKAAKKPPRAMRTATCVLQRRGCHRAPEYLIVQRPSSGLLAGLWEFPSLPLAQDLQEEKEREELADHLQAWIGQPVAAAGLQFIGEVIHIFSHIHQTYVVYSLHLDGDVTLDPALSPSRWVTEDEFHASAVSTAMKKVLKAHEKQRRKESSPVKVSSAPGCLGPSAVGQPLVCCAEGALELGIRPRSIPSLWQGNLPDWMSPVPRGIPGICGGSG comes from the exons aTGGGCcccgcgcggggccgggcgggagcggcgggagcgcggcggcggagcgccgggagcgcggccccgccccagGGGCCGAGCGGGAAGCGCGCGTCGCCCCGCGGAG GGGCCCCGGCGGCAGCGGCCGCCCGGCACCTCTTCAGCGACCCCGCTGAGGTGCAGGCCCTGCGCCGGAATCTGCTCGCCTGGTACGACCGATGCAAGCGGGACCTTCCCTGGAGGGCTCTG GCAGCGACGGAGCCAGACGCCGACAGACGGGGATATgcag tgtGGGTGTCCGAGATCATGCTCCAGCAGACACAGGTGGCCACGGTGATCGACTACTACACGCGCTGGATGCAG AAGTGGCCGACGCtgcaggctctggcacaggcaTCCCTGGAG GAGGTGaaccagctctgggctggcctTGGCTACTACTCCAGAGGGAAGCGTCTGCAGGAAGGAGCAAGGAAG GTGGTGTCTGAGCTGGCTGGCCGGATGCCCAGGACGGCTGAGGccctgcagaagctgctgccGGGCGTGGGCCGGTACACGGCGGGAGCCATCGCGTCCATCTCCTACGGGCAG GCTACAGGAGTTGTGGATGGGAATGTGACCCGGGTCCTGTGCCGCCTGCGATGCGTCGGTGCCGACTCCAGCAGCCCGGCTGTCATCGACTGGCTCTG GGACATGGCCAATGTCCTGGTGGACAGGAGTCGCCCAGGGGATTTTAACCAAGCCttgatggagctgggagcaaCTGTGTGTGTGCCCAAATCCCCACTGTGCGGGGAGTGCCCGGTgaagcagcactgccaagcatGGCGCAGA gtggagaaggagctgcccttCGCCTCTCAGAAGCTGCTTGGAAAAGCCCCCCCAGTGCCTGATGTTGAGGACTGTG GTGTTGGGgactgtcccctgtgccccccagccaCGGAGCCGTGGGACAGCAGCCTGGGGGTGACCAACTTTCCCCGGAAAGCAGCGAAGAAGCCGCCGCGGGCGATGCGGACGGCCACGTGTGTGCTGCAGCGGAGGGGCTGCCACAGGGCCCCAGAATACCTCATTGTGCAGAGACCCAGCTCGG GTCTCCTGGCTGGACTCTGGGAGTTCCCAAGTCTCCCGCTGGCTCAAgatctgcaggaggagaaggagagggaggagcTGGCTGATCACCTCCAGGCCTGGATAGGGCAGCCCGTGGCAGCAGCAGGCCTGCAGTTTATTGGAGAG GTCATCCACATCTTCTCCCACATCCACCAGACGTACGTGGTCTACTCCCTGCACCTAGATGGGGATGTGACCCTGGACCCTGCCTTGTCCCCGTCCCGCTGGGTGACAGAGGATGAGTTCCATGCCTCTGCTGTGTCCACAGCCATGAAGAAG GTGCTGAAAGCTCACGAGAAGCAGCGCAGGAAGGAGAGCAGCCCTGTCAAGGTGAGCAGTGCTCCAGGGTGCCTGGGGCCCAGTGCTGTGGGACAGCCTCTGGTGTGCTGTGCTGAAGGTGCCCTGGAGCTTGGGATCAGGCCAAGGAGCATCCCTAGCCTGTGGCAGGGGAACTTGCCTGACTGGATGTCCCCAGTTCCCAGGGGCATCCCTGGAATCTGTGGGGGGTCTGGTTGA
- the TOE1 gene encoding target of EGR1 protein 1, with the protein MAGPARVPVVDVQSDNLAELWPSMVLALRSATFVAVDTELSGLGARKSLLSPCIEERYKAVCSAARTRSVLSLGVACFKQLPEKSENTYLCQIYNLTLLCTEDYVVEPQSVQFLVQHGFDFNKQYSQGIPYHKGNDKGNESQSLSVRTLFLELIRARKPLILHNGLIDLVFLYQCFYAHLPDSLGTFTADLSEMFPAGIYDTKYASEFETRFVASYLEYAYKKCKRENCKLRDSSGQHLTVEFCNYPANVSRYIDYRCCSLEEDSHSAAGGNKVPVCEKFSAYGWCPKGVKCPESHNIDLIIDEDDKLWEKRKKRKHRWKHRKNMKVLVAAFQQESTGDSVEQAQNGEEGPPRKQSCYEPAAAAELAEIAPNGESRPLEISMDMETEVGSDTSTQWEESLGSTERTDQGAAAQSPSAKGNASDSDQVEKSKAGLGSDSHPAPRETEAGKEKESHGPPSQGGTHRAGFDAFMTGYIMAYVWMLKQGKNTDTSAGPWLPDCHNKLYLSGKSVPLQIVKSLFSKSSKAHSEKIKLAWDSA; encoded by the exons ATGGCGGGCCCGGCGCGGGTGCCGGTGGTGGACGTGCAGAGCGACAACCTGGCGGAGCTGTGGCCGTCCATGGTGCTGGCGCTGCGCTCCGCCACCTTCGTGGCCGTGGACACG GAGCTGAGCGGCCTGGGCGCCCGGAAGTCGCTGCTGAGCCC GTGCATCGAGGAGCGCTACAAGGCCGTCTGCAGCGCCGCCAGGACGCGCTCCGTGCTGTCCCTCGGCGTGGCCTGCTTCAAGCAGCTCCCGGAGAAG TCCGAGAACACGTACCTGTGCCAGATCTACAACCTGACGCTGCTCTGCACCGAGGATTACGTGGTTGAGCCGCAGTCAGTGCAGTTCCTGGTGCAGCACGGCTTCGACTTCAACAAGCAGTACTCGCAGGGCATCCCCTACCACAAGGGCAACGACAAG ggcaacGAGAGCCAGAGCCTGAGCGTCCGCACGCTGTTCCTGGAGCTCATCCGGGCCAGGAAGCCGCTGATCCTGCACAACGGCCTCATCGACCTGGTGTTCCTGTACCAGTGTTTCTACGCTCACCTCCCCGACAGCCTGGGCACCTTCACCGCCGACCTGTCCGAGATGTTCCCGGCGGGAATCTACGACACCAAGTACGCCTCGGAGTTCGAGACGCGCTTCGTGGCCTCCTACCTGGAGTACGCCTACAAGAAGTG CAAGCGGGAGAACTGCAAGCTGAGGGACTCGAGCGGGCAGCACCTCACGGTGGAGTTCTGCAATTACCCTGCCAACGTGTCCCGCTACATCGACTAccgctgctgctctctggaagAGGACAGCCACAGTGCTGCAGGGGGGAACAAGGTGCCTGTCTGTGAGAAATTTTCG GCCTATGGGTGGTGTCCAAAAGGGGTGAAGTGTCCAGAGTCTCATAACATCGACCTCATCATTGACGAGGACGACAAGCTTtgggagaagaggaagaaacgGAAGCACAGATGGAAGCACCGGAAGAACATGAAAGTGCTCGTAGCAGCATTCCAACAGGAGAGCACAGGGGACAGCGTGGAGCAGGCTCAGAACGGGGAGGAGGGACCGCCGCGGAAGCAGAGCTGCTAtgagcctgcagctgctgcagagctggcagagatTGCACCCAACGGGGAGAGCAGGCCACTGGAGATCTCCATGGACATGGAAACGGAGGTCGGCTCAGACACCAGCACACAATGGGAAGAGAGTCTGGGGAGCACTGAAAGAACTgaccagggagcagctgcccagagcccttCTGCCAAGGGAAATGCCTCTGACAGTGACCAAGTGGAGAAGTCAAAGGCTGGGTTGGGCTCAGACAGTCACCCAGCCCCCCGTGAGACTgaagcaggaaaggaaaaggaaagccaTGGCCCTCCTTCACAGGGGGGCACACACCGAGCCGGCTTTGATGCCTTCATGACTGGCTATATCATGGCTTATGTCTGGATGCTCAAGCAAGGGAAAAATACAGACACCAGTGCAGGGCCCTGGTTGCCAGACTGCCATAATAAACTGTACCTCAGTGGGAAATCGGTGCCACTGCAAATAGTGAAGAGCTTGTTTTCTAAATCTTCCAAAGCTCACAGCGAGAAGATAAAGTTGGCCTGGGACAGTGCATAA
- the MUTYH gene encoding adenine DNA glycosylase isoform X2 — MGPARGRAGAAGARRRSAGSAAPPQGPSGKRASPRGGAPAAAAARHLFSDPAEVQALRRNLLAWYDRCKRDLPWRALAATEPDADRRGYAVWVSEIMLQQTQVATVIDYYTRWMQKWPTLQALAQASLEEVNQLWAGLGYYSRGKRLQEGARKVVSELAGRMPRTAEALQKLLPGVGRYTAGAIASISYGQATGVVDGNVTRVLCRLRCVGADSSSPAVIDWLWDMANVLVDRSRPGDFNQALMELGATVCVPKSPLCGECPVKQHCQAWRRVEKELPFASQKLLGKAPPVPDVEDCVGDCPLCPPATEPWDSSLGVTNFPRKAAKKPPRAMRTATCVLQRRGCHRAPEYLIVQRPSSGLLAGLWEFPSLPLAQDLQEEKEREELADHLQAWIGQPVAAAGLQFIGEVIHIFSHIHQTYVVYSLHLDGDVTLDPALSPSRWVTEDEFHASAVSTAMKKVLKAHEKQRRKESSPVKVSSAPGCLGPSAVGQPLVCCAEGALELGIRPRSIPSLWQGNLPDWMSPVPRGIPGICGGSG, encoded by the exons aTGGGCcccgcgcggggccgggcgggagcggcgggagcgcggcggcggagcgccgggagcgcggccccgccccagGGGCCGAGCGGGAAGCGCGCGTCGCCCCGCGGAG GGGCCCCGGCGGCAGCGGCCGCCCGGCACCTCTTCAGCGACCCCGCTGAGGTGCAGGCCCTGCGCCGGAATCTGCTCGCCTGGTACGACCGATGCAAGCGGGACCTTCCCTGGAGGGCTCTG GCAGCGACGGAGCCAGACGCCGACAGACGGGGATATgcag tgtGGGTGTCCGAGATCATGCTCCAGCAGACACAGGTGGCCACGGTGATCGACTACTACACGCGCTGGATGCAG AAGTGGCCGACGCtgcaggctctggcacaggcaTCCCTGGAG GAGGTGaaccagctctgggctggcctTGGCTACTACTCCAGAGGGAAGCGTCTGCAGGAAGGAGCAAGGAAG GTGGTGTCTGAGCTGGCTGGCCGGATGCCCAGGACGGCTGAGGccctgcagaagctgctgccGGGCGTGGGCCGGTACACGGCGGGAGCCATCGCGTCCATCTCCTACGGGCAG GCTACAGGAGTTGTGGATGGGAATGTGACCCGGGTCCTGTGCCGCCTGCGATGCGTCGGTGCCGACTCCAGCAGCCCGGCTGTCATCGACTGGCTCTG GGACATGGCCAATGTCCTGGTGGACAGGAGTCGCCCAGGGGATTTTAACCAAGCCttgatggagctgggagcaaCTGTGTGTGTGCCCAAATCCCCACTGTGCGGGGAGTGCCCGGTgaagcagcactgccaagcatGGCGCAGA gtggagaaggagctgcccttCGCCTCTCAGAAGCTGCTTGGAAAAGCCCCCCCAGTGCCTGATGTTGAGGACT GTGTTGGGgactgtcccctgtgccccccagccaCGGAGCCGTGGGACAGCAGCCTGGGGGTGACCAACTTTCCCCGGAAAGCAGCGAAGAAGCCGCCGCGGGCGATGCGGACGGCCACGTGTGTGCTGCAGCGGAGGGGCTGCCACAGGGCCCCAGAATACCTCATTGTGCAGAGACCCAGCTCGG GTCTCCTGGCTGGACTCTGGGAGTTCCCAAGTCTCCCGCTGGCTCAAgatctgcaggaggagaaggagagggaggagcTGGCTGATCACCTCCAGGCCTGGATAGGGCAGCCCGTGGCAGCAGCAGGCCTGCAGTTTATTGGAGAG GTCATCCACATCTTCTCCCACATCCACCAGACGTACGTGGTCTACTCCCTGCACCTAGATGGGGATGTGACCCTGGACCCTGCCTTGTCCCCGTCCCGCTGGGTGACAGAGGATGAGTTCCATGCCTCTGCTGTGTCCACAGCCATGAAGAAG GTGCTGAAAGCTCACGAGAAGCAGCGCAGGAAGGAGAGCAGCCCTGTCAAGGTGAGCAGTGCTCCAGGGTGCCTGGGGCCCAGTGCTGTGGGACAGCCTCTGGTGTGCTGTGCTGAAGGTGCCCTGGAGCTTGGGATCAGGCCAAGGAGCATCCCTAGCCTGTGGCAGGGGAACTTGCCTGACTGGATGTCCCCAGTTCCCAGGGGCATCCCTGGAATCTGTGGGGGGTCTGGTTGA